The following coding sequences are from one Arachis hypogaea cultivar Tifrunner chromosome 7, arahy.Tifrunner.gnm2.J5K5, whole genome shotgun sequence window:
- the LOC112704149 gene encoding probable WRKY transcription factor 62, whose protein sequence is MENNNSGRKEAIEQELIRGRDVAKQLLEVLIIHKSNRNEEGIERSMVKMPFVEDAVRKILISFTNTLLLFNSDTQHNRSDIHQGCKKSKRPPTLCHKRKSFAPTWSIDNAILSEDGLEWRKYGQKKTKDCRYIRSYYKCSYKNEEDCKAIKHVQRIQEDPPLYRTTYSGHHTCKCSFVNYPHMKLESAPSLQESSKLLSFNNNYYNNNTLQSKEMKHLSSSISSTKQEPVEVIIPNDDHNQIHLLSDCELDFNYSSTESVAFDIFMGMFKF, encoded by the exons ATGGAGAATAATAACAGTGGGAGAAAGGAGGCAATAGAACAAGAGCTAATAAGAGGGCGTGACGTGGCAAAACAGCTACTTGAAGTACTTATTATTCATAAATCCAATAGAAATGAAGAAGGAATTGAAAGGTCAATGGTGAAGATGCCTTTTGTTGAAGATGCTGTGCGCAAGATTCTCATATCATTCACAAACACCCTCTTGCTATTCAACAGCGACACCCAACATAACCGCTCTGATATTCATCAAggttgcaagaaaagtaagagaCCACCAACCCTATGCCACAAGAGAAA ATCATTTGCACCAACTTGGAGTATCGACAACGCGATTCTATCAGAAGATGGGCTTGAATGGAGAAAGTATGGACAGAAAaagacaaaggactgcagatataTAAG GAGCTACTACAAGTGCAGTTACAAGAATGAAGAAGATTGCAAAGCCATCAAACATGTTCAAAGAATCCAAGAGGATCCTCCATTATACCGTACAACCTATTCTGGCCATCACACTTGCAAATGCTCTTTTGTCAATTACCCTCACATGAAACTAGAATCTGCTCCTTCTTTACAAGAATCTTCTAAATTACTaagttttaataataattattataacaatAATACCCTCCAAAGCAAAGAGATGAAACACCTTTCATCATCAATTTCTTCTACAAAACAAGAGCCTGTGGAAGTGATTATTCCTAATGATGACCATAATCAAATCCATCTTCTAAGTGACTGTGAGCTTGATTTCAATTATTCATCCACCGAATCTGTTGCATTCGACATTTTCATGGGAATGTTTAAATTTTGA